GCGGCGGAAGTTGCCGGCCACGTCGCCGAACTGCTTCGCGCTGCTCTGCACCGCCTTGGAGCCGTCCTCCGTGGCCATGATGGTGGTGTTGGAGGCGGCGCGAATCTCGTCGATGAGGACGCGGATGTCCTTGGTGGCGCCGCCCACGCGGTCCGCCAGCTTGCGGATTTCTTCCGCCACCACGGCGAAGCGCTTGCCGTGCTCCCCCGCCCCGGCGCTCTCGATGGTGGCGTTGATGGCCAGGATGTTCGTCTGCTCGGCCAGCTCGTTGATGATGTCCACGATGCCGCCGATCTCCTGCGAGCGCTTGCCCAGCTCCAGCATGTGATTGACGATGGCATCCACCTGGTGGCGCACCGACTCGATGGCCTCCTGGGCGTGCTGCACCGTCTCGTTGCCGGTGCTGGCCGCGCCCGCCGTCTCGTCCGCCACGCGCGCCACCTGCTGCGCGCTGCCGGCGATCTGCCGCGAGGTGGACAGCAGCTCCTGGACGGTGGAGGAGATCTCCGTCGTGGCCGAGGCCTGCTCGCGCGCGCCCGTGGCCTGCTGCGAGGCCGCCGACTGGAGCTCGGCCGAGGAGCTCTGCACCTGCTGGATGGCGGTCTCGAGCTTGCGGCCCAGGCTCCTGGCGATGATCACGCCGATCAGCGTGACGAAGACGAGGACGCCGGCGCTCCCACCGCTGAAGAACCAGTTGAGCGTGCGCGAGCCCTTCGCCAGATAGGCATCACGCGCCGCGAGCTGGTTGGCCTCGGTCCGGCGCATCTCCTCCATCGTCTGGTGGATGCCGTCCATCAGCCGCTTGCCCTCTCCGGTATCGAGGGTGGCCAGGGCGGCGCTGAACCCCTGGGTGCGGCGCAGCTCGGTGGTGTCGCGCAGCTGGACCAGCATCCGCTCGATGAGAGGCCGGAGCGTTTCCAGGCGGCGGGCCTGCTCGGGATTGCTGGAGAAGAGCTCGCGCAGGAGGGACAGCTCCCGGGTGAGCTCGGTCGCGGCCTGGGCGTGAGGCTCGAGGTAGGACGTGCTGCCGGTGAAGATGTACCCGCGCAGCCCCATCTCCGCGCCGTCGATTCGTGCGCGGATCCGATCGATTCCATTGAGGGTCTCGTGGCTGCGCTGCACGGAGGTGAGGGCGGTCGCGAAGCTGCGGGTGCTCTCGAAGGACGCGACCAGGAAGAGGCCGAGCAGCGCGGCGACCAGGAGGAAGCCGATGCGGAACTGCTGTCCCACCGTCCACTTCGAGAACATCGACACACCTCTCCTGCTGAGGGGCGGGGGCCTCCACCAGCGTTTTCCAGGGCGAACTCTACGGGTTCCAACCGCTTGTGCCAGCAACTGCCGGAATCACTCGCGGAAAACCCCGGCGGGCGGGCGTGCAACCGCTGGCACGGCGGAGGGGAGGCGGAAGCCAGGGGGCCTGGCCCGTGAAGGCCGGACCCCCGGAGCGGGTAGGGACTACGGAGTGACGTCGAACTCGCCGGCGCGCAGCAGGTGCTCGATGGCGGGAGTCACCTCGGCGCTTCCCAGCTCCGCGAGGCGCACCGCGGGGAATCGGACCTCGAGGCCCCTGGCGAGCCGGTGGTACAGGGTGTTGGTGCCCAGCGAGTAGAGCTGCAGCCCGCGCAGGGCGTAGCTGCCGTCCAGCCGGGACAGCCCCGCGTGGCCGGCCTCGAAGCGCAGCGTCAGCGTGTGCGTGCCGGCGCCGAGCTGGTCCGTCACCTGGGCCTCGGCCACCGGCCGCTCGACGCCCCGCGCATCCGTCGCCACGAGCGTGCCCGTCACCTCGTAGCGGTCGAGCGCCTGGCTCTCGAGGACCACGTCCACCTCGAGGGCCGTCACCTTGCCGCCCTCACGCACCAGCCGCTCCCGGCCCACCGAGGCGATGCGCGCCGTCGGCACCGCGAAGCCGAAGGCGGTCTGCGCCAGTCGGTCGAAGGGCTGGCCGCCCGCCGTGCCCACCGCGCGCACCTCGAGCACCCACGCGCCCGTCTCGTCCTTCTCGTGCATGACGCGCGAGACCTGGGCCCGGTACTCGTTGCCCACCTTCACCACCGGCACCGTGCGGTCGCGCTCGTAGCGCGGGTTGTAGAGCGTGGCCTCGTAGCGCACGCGCTCCAGGGGGGCCTCCGATTGCAGGCCCACCGTCACGTAGCCGTCGTCACCCGGGAAGAGCTGCATCGCCGAGGTGGTGAGGGACAGCTCGATGGTGGAGGAGGGCTCGCGCACCTCGATGGCCATGCCCACGGCGGCCGCCTTGGGACCGACCTGTACCTTGTAGAGGCCGCGACCCATGTCGCGGCTCATGCGCAGCAGGGTGATGGGTTTGACGATGCCCTCGGCCTTCATGCGCGCCGGGTCCGCGTCCAGCTCCTTCTCCGCGGCGCGAGCGGCGCGCTTGTCGGCGCGCACGCCCTTGGGGTCGAACAGGGCCATGTCGCGCAGCGCCTCCTCACCCACCTTGGCGTCGTTGCCCTTGGGGATGAACATCACCCAGGCCTCGTCGGGGGCGGTGATGGGCAGCTCGAGCTGCGTGGCGGCCGAGCGCGGGGCCACGTGGATGATGGT
The genomic region above belongs to Archangium lipolyticum and contains:
- a CDS encoding methyl-accepting chemotaxis protein; amino-acid sequence: MFSKWTVGQQFRIGFLLVAALLGLFLVASFESTRSFATALTSVQRSHETLNGIDRIRARIDGAEMGLRGYIFTGSTSYLEPHAQAATELTRELSLLRELFSSNPEQARRLETLRPLIERMLVQLRDTTELRRTQGFSAALATLDTGEGKRLMDGIHQTMEEMRRTEANQLAARDAYLAKGSRTLNWFFSGGSAGVLVFVTLIGVIIARSLGRKLETAIQQVQSSSAELQSAASQQATGAREQASATTEISSTVQELLSTSRQIAGSAQQVARVADETAGAASTGNETVQHAQEAIESVRHQVDAIVNHMLELGKRSQEIGGIVDIINELAEQTNILAINATIESAGAGEHGKRFAVVAEEIRKLADRVGGATKDIRVLIDEIRAASNTTIMATEDGSKAVQSSAKQFGDVAGNFRRIAELVRANLDVAREIELSTQQQTTAVEQVNTAIHEMAQTARQTEASSTQTLQTANQLIQLSRQLAAIMSPRASR
- a CDS encoding DUF4785 family protein yields the protein MTSPRSFVQSAGLTLAIVLLGGFTQEPAMSADLRSASGATSTPGDVTPGRLFARDAREGIGPGRVSVSNPTSPKQPLAAPLAPETRRSKSTIIHVAPRSAATQLELPITAPDEAWVMFIPKGNDAKVGEEALRDMALFDPKGVRADKRAARAAEKELDADPARMKAEGIVKPITLLRMSRDMGRGLYKVQVGPKAAAVGMAIEVREPSSTIELSLTTSAMQLFPGDDGYVTVGLQSEAPLERVRYEATLYNPRYERDRTVPVVKVGNEYRAQVSRVMHEKDETGAWVLEVRAVGTAGGQPFDRLAQTAFGFAVPTARIASVGRERLVREGGKVTALEVDVVLESQALDRYEVTGTLVATDARGVERPVAEAQVTDQLGAGTHTLTLRFEAGHAGLSRLDGSYALRGLQLYSLGTNTLYHRLARGLEVRFPAVRLAELGSAEVTPAIEHLLRAGEFDVTP